The Malus sylvestris chromosome 14, drMalSylv7.2, whole genome shotgun sequence genome segment GTGAGAGCAAGGCGGCTGTTGAGGAGGACGTGTAGGCTTGGCATTAGTGCCGACTTCCTACCGTGTAGGTAGGATATGTATCATGCAGAATCATAGGTACAGAGGTTGTAACCAGATACGAGGGAGCTAAGCGCAAAGGCAACAAAAGCCAGGAAGGCCATGCTGACCGAAGCAGTGGCCATCTCCGTGAACTCATCCTTCCCCCAATTTGATTGCCAGTCGTCAACCCGGGTGGCTGCAGACGATGATGCTGAAATGAGAAGGTATGCCAGTACCTGCAAATTGAACCAACACCACAAAAGCACAACGCACTGCTTATCAGTACATAAATCTTTAGCTTCCCTCGAGCTGAGGCAGTACACCCTAAATCTTAAAATGGCATCGCTTCGGCCAGAAGCATAATAATAACGCAGAGGCCTATTTCGGGAACAAATAACAGGCGTTAGGTCGCAACAAACTTAGCTAAGTTTTCGAGTCACTAACCGATGCTCGTTACCTTCCGAACAAGAACTATACAAGCAACAATTTTCCCTAAACAAAAGTTACCCTACTCCACTAACATATAAGATAATACATTTAGCAATAGAAATGTTAAACAGCGATGAAGACAGACGGGCTGACTGAGTAACTTGCCTGATCCATGAAGAAATCAAAGTGGCGACGAAAATGGTGGCGGATCACGTACTTCCCGGTGACCATATGGTAGGATAGATTGTAGGCTTGAAAGGCAGCATATGCAAATCCAATTACATTCACAGATAAGCAATACCTGCAAAGTTTAGCACATAATCCTCAATTCATCATAACATTATCTCCAAAagtaaacaaaaattcaagaacCAAATTCACAGTGAAAACTGTTTCaacaaatcatcaaaataataaCAGAGCAAAGCATGAAAATTGgttgaaatttaaattttaacaaggctttttagccaaaatggtttaTGGCGTTGTTtgaatcattttggtctttctgtgaaatttttttgttaaattaagagtatttttgttttttcaatttaaCATAAAGACAAAAGTGAGTGACACGAAATAATTTCAATGATTACTTCTATTGATTACAACAATCTgaggaccattttgactaaaaaataTCTTTTACAGTTTGAATTAAAATTAGAACACTAATTTGACTTAATCAGCTAATCATTAATAATTTTCtgaaaaaggaaattaatttgaAAGTCAGGCGGAGGAGGAACCTGTATTCCTTGTAGCGATCGAAGGAGTCGCCGCTCCAGCCCTGAGTCTTATCCGCCGCCATAACCGCGAACGAAACCAGGCACAGCACCAACTCGCTCACTCTAAACCCTAGCGCCGCCGTCTTCACCATCTCCCCCCTCTTCGACCGTCTCAGAATCGAATTCGTCAGCCCCCTGGATCTCCCACCGCCAACACCGGTGACTCCGCCCTCCTCCCCGCCTCCAACACCGTTGACTACGCCGGTCGGCCCAACCTTCGACACGGACGGCGCCACTTCCTCCCTCACCGCCCGGTTGTACACCACCACCGGCGACGGCGCCTTGGCGTTCTCCGGCGGCTTCTGAGGCCGGAGCGGCGAGTACTTGGTGAACTTGTCGACGACCGTGATCGCCTTGGAGTTGTCGACCGGATTTTCCGGCGTATTCTCGACGGACTCGTACGGCGGAGTGTCGGGCGGGTCGAAGGCGTCGGATCGGATCGGAGAGTGGAATCGGAGGGGAGAATCGGCCTGGGCCGAGTCGTCGGATTTCAAAGACCAAGACTTCTTCATGTTGGGATTGGATTTCTGGTGATGGTTGGGATTTTGGGATTGGGGTTGGGATTCCATTTGGGCGCGTATAAAATTTTCTCAGGAGTTTGATGCAGTGGGAAAAAGAGTGTTTGGGAACTGAGAAAGGTAGAAGAAAAGTGATGGGGGGGGACTCCGGAGTCTTTAATTTGTTGATGCTTTCGCGCTGTGGGGAAGTGAGCCACGTGGAAAGGTTGTTTCCCGCTTACTACTTACTAAAGTTGAGTGAGGGATGACAAGTTGATTCATTCATACGACGTCGTTACCTGCCTCTTTTACACCGGCGAATGACATGGCGGAAGGTAAAGTTAGCACATGACTGAGTTAATCATCACATTAAGTCAGTTGAACAACACGGTATGCATGTTTCTCTAAACTAAATTTTGgattccttaattttttttaaacgatattatctatattatgTGGATTGAGAAGTGAGTTAAGTCTCACAATTGACTCAATAACGTGGTTCAAATTCCTCTTTGGCgataattgaacctaaaacctctaacttaccagtgaagaggaataccaccataacgtagtactaagtggcatatGAATAGTAAAATTTAAGTGGGGTCTCGATCCCTTAACTTATATTAACAAAAATACCAATGTATTATCAAACCAGTTTATTATCTGCTCAAACATTTAGTAAGTAATATAACGATATCCATTAAACATTTCGTGGTAAGAGCgatagaagaaaaagaaaaagccaaGAGCCTCAAGAGGAAGCCTTGTATggtaaaacaagaaaaacaaataaattcgTAGAAAATCCAAGCTAAATAATTTGATGGATGACTGTACCAATCACTTTAGAGCAAAGAGGACAAATGGGAATCTTATCAGCGGGAGCGAGCTCTACAACAACTTTCAGTGCTCTTACttcctatataaatacaagacaccTTATGCACAAAAGAGAGATCATTACAGAGAGACTcacggaagaggaagagaaaaaagagaggaagaggaagaggaagagagaaaagagaggaagatagagttatctttgtactcatattattccaaattataatgaaagcaccactgctgcacGTACTCCGATCACACTTattgtagaggaacctcgtaaattttatGTCTTATTTCATTTATTCCATTGCACAGCTCGTCAATTTTACAACACAGGCAAGCTTTTAAGTGGAAAAGCTTTATATAAagttttctttaatttactaGTGTGCTAAAAGGCATAAATTCCTTCCCCAACTTTCCCCTCTTCCTTCGTGTAAATACATTCCTCCTCCTCCTGTGAATACCATTCACAAGAATAAAACACACTTGTACGATAAATAGTTGATAataggaggcagattctctaccCTCCCACTTTCCTTGCCCTCCTGtgtcctcctgttttgtgtgatcacggttaagccacatcaacattttatattaattttttataaagataataagacaaaaataaatagtaatataaaatgttaacgtggtttaaccgtgaccacacaaacagtaGTAAAAGAATCTGCCTTCTTGATGATATCCTCCCGTTGTCAGACAGCCCAACGTCCTATGTTAATAACTTGTCAATCAAATCATCAAGAAAGATCACGATTGATAGTTACGCCTTTACACTATTTTGAAGAAAGTATTTACGAAAAACGACCAATTACAATGGTTTTTGATGattaaattaaccaaaaagAAAGCACCAATGCCTTTGTTTTCAAGCCACAGGATATTTCGCAATCAACTTTTCATGGTATACTGATTTCTTAAGATTTGCTACTCTGATGATTGATGAGTTTCCATTAACTATTTCATCAACTAGTCATGATAACAAACCGTCTGTAGAGAAGAACATATTAACAGTCGATGCAGAGGAAGCCGAGCAGTGTCCGGAAATGCTCATGATTCGGAGCCTCGTTGTAGTTTCGGTACCAGTCTTATATATATTCGGTTCAGCAAAAATGATATACAGCTCATGGAGTTACAACGGGGTAAAACtcgaacagattgggaatcaACCGTCTATATATATTTGCTCAGATACGATACACTTCAAAGAACTCTTCTCTTACATATTTGCTTGCCAAATCGAAGTGGTGAAAACtcgaacagattgggaatcaTTGGTTCAGTCTGGTAGTTTCAGGCGGTTGAACAGTACAAGGAAACTTTGCTCGGGGACGATGTAAAGAAAACCAAGATCTGCACTTTTGACATATGGTCCAATGCCCTGCACACCAAGTTACAAACATCAAGCAAAAgaagggaaatgagagaaaagaaatacGAGGCCGGTTCTTTGAGAGTTTTGGTTAATCCGAATGTATAAGGAAGAAAAGCTAGTAGGCATACTGAACTGGTTTATTCACCTTGTTACTGAGTTGGAGAAGTTCTCCTTCAACCCACTGTGGATTCCGGAACCCAAATTCTGCTATTCTCCCTTGTCCTTTGTAACTTGCAACCTGGATAAATGAACACTTAGTCGGCAGCATACATCCATCCAGAGTTTCATTTTGTTGCAGCCTAAAAGACGTTCTTTAGTTCAATCCGTAATTTATTATAATGCCAAAATAGGGTATATGGAACTTTTTCTTCACACGGTTCCTTGTGTGGTTTGAAATGGTATCAGGAGAAATCAACGTGTTACTTCACGAAACATGAGGCACCAGCACAGGGCTCATGATCCTATAGTATGTATATGGTACTTTAGAAATGCCCCTAATAAGAGAAATGGTATCAACAATTGTACACGCCAGAGGAGATTTTCAActaacaaaagcaaaaaatttCTAGCTGTTCTATGCAGAAAAGAGCAGACAGGGTTTTCTAAAACTTTTAGGCACAACTTGATCTACTAGTTGCCATGGTACTGAGAAAAACAAACCTCCTTGAGTTTTTGGTCTTAGAActgtataaaagaaaaatatcacacACACCAAACACATGCACATATGCAGACACAGTGCAAAGTATCATTACCACTCCTAATTCATCTGGATACAATCCATGGTTAGATTGGCGGTTCCCTTTCCCAATTTTAGCACGAAATGTCACCTGGATATGAAAAAAATCAGAGAGTTTAGTACAAGATATGTTACATACAGTGAACATGTGGTGTCACAGAGCAAGTAGCATGGTATCACAAAATTTAGAAAGCTATAAACCTGGCCAGCAGGAACATTCAGGTCCCCAGTTAGTTTAACTGCCTCAACATATTCGAAGAACTCCATATCTACAGATTCTTTGCCTTCTGAGCTATTCCAGTGCCCGTACTTACGCCTGAGTTGCACTACCTCCTTGCCGTAAGGGCCAAATGCACCAACATACAGACCTGTACTTCAAGCAGAAGAACTCCTCAGAAGATTGTCCTTTTaagtaaaaaaagtaaaatgtgGAGGATAAGAAAACTGACCTTCAAATGGATCCAAATCTCCTCTAAAGGTGTTGAGGCGACTAAGCTTTGTATACTCAGATAATCTATTCCGCTTCTGAGCTTGATTAACGGCAAACTTGACTACTTCACGCATATTCCGTGTCATCTGTTTATAATTTAAAGGAAAGTTACGCACTATGAGTGATTCACACCACTGTCAACAAAAACTTAATATTGTGCCCCAGAAGAAATGAGAATTTAGGGAAATTTTTTAATGTTAACTATCTAGTATCAGTCTCTTCTAAAATATAGATCTAAAACTGCAAAACCTTCCACCAGTTAtgcgaatttaaaaacaaacctGAAACTTTCATTTTGCCCTCGAAATTTATAGCTGAGACAAACTATGGACATGACGCAAACTTCCTAGAAATACTAAATCCAAAAATGATAGAAAACGGGAAAAGGAAGACATAAAGCAAGGGTAGTCTTCGGAAAATCCAAATTCTAAACCCTTGTTTGCCATGAGTCTACCATGTACAACAAAAGTATCCAACTCAAATGATTCTGTTCATGAACCCAGTCACTTTTTACCAACTGGAAGAGTAGGTTTTTTGGTATGTGCAATCTCCATATCATATTTTCCTGATGGTGTAGAAGTTCAACTGACCTTTGAAGAAAGCTTGTCAGAATTAAAAAATGCCTTGGCAACCTCAGAAGGCATGAGCTCAGGGGCACTTTTAGGTGCTAGAGCTGCCACCTTGAACTTAGATGCCTTACTTTCTCCCGTGTTGTGATCTAGGCTTCTCCCTGGAATATGCAACACAAAAGAATCTTTCTCCACATCTTTGATTTCAGCAGGCCAACGCACATACTCATCCTTGGTAGGAACATCCTCATTATTATGTACAACCCCACCAATAAAAAGTTTCATATCCAAATCCTTTTCATCTTCTATGGTATCAATACCTTCTCCTAGAGTGACCTCGTCAGACtgaatttcatccaaattattCACTTCGTCTTCAGAATTCTCATCAGAATCTGACGAGTCACTATTTTCTTGCATCAATTGGTTCACAGAATTGTCATCCTCTTTCACTTCCTTAGCAATATCAACATCCATGACTTTAACTTTCAGTCCTGGAATTTTTGTCTTAAGAAAATTTAACACACCTTTTATCCCCTCCTCAGCTGCTCCCTCAATATTAATGCCCTTGAACTCGCTGCTCTCTGCCTTGCCTTCATTTTTCTGTACATCTACTATGGTTGCACTCTCAAGTTCGGAAGTGGATGAGCCTTTTTCAGGTTTGGAAGGTGCAACAGCGGAGTTTGTTGAACTGCCTTTGGGTTGGTGTAAGTACACTACCTGCAACAGATATGATATCAGAAGACCAGAGAGGGAGGACAAACTGCATAGAGGGAGGACAAACTGCATTAGACAGGTGAAAGATAGTTTGTTTGAAAGATCTGTATTTACCTGCATAATGTATGTCCCATCAGCATTTTTTAccacaaaaatttcaaatagggGACTTCCCGGTGATGCTTCAACCAACTGTCTGCAACAAATAACAAATCAGTAGTTTTCTCCAGTAgatgaaaaataaatcaaaacccaaaagatcTTACCTTGGACTGTAACTCCTCCCAATAAATCTGCCCACACCAGGAGTTATTCGTATTAGCCTTCCAAAAGGATCATCTAAATCTTTTGGGTACCCAACCCACCAACCTACCTGCAGATACAGAGAGAACCATTTAAAGGACACAGCGAAAATTTACCACAAAGCAGGCCTAATTAATAAGGCCTATCAATaaaattcacataaatatcTTAAAGATGCCAGGAAAAAACAAACTAGGCACATATCGTTTCAAGAGCCATAGGTAAACTCATCttttttggagaaaaaaaaaagaaaagaaaaaggcttTATCATGCGTAGGATAAAACTGGAAGTCAGCAGCATGTAGGTGATGGTAGAAGCTGCCTCCAACAAAGGTGTATTATATGATAAATCATAAATGTAATAATTTCGTCCCGTCGACACTTTGGAGTCCCACAAAAACTTCCATGACTGGCAATAAAATTCATGTACAAAGGATGACCTGATATATCTAATTTCTTCCAATGAAATCTACTTTCAGTATTTCAACTAAgcgtgaaaagaaaaaaagagtaaaAGCTGGCTATTTCAGCCAACAAATAAAATTGAGTTGCGAAGCCATGTTGTTAGAAATTGGAAGATAATATATAAGCCAGCAACACGTGGGAAGATTACCAGTCCGCTTCCTGTGTGTCTACACAACCTTGAAGCATCACGGTAACGCTCTTCCTCAATCGCATTCTGCAAACATACAACAGACCAGGTAAACAAACAGACATTGATGTGAGCAAGTACACAATTACAAAAGCATAAATGCTCAACTAACCTTCAATTGAGACATGATCTCAACAACAGTGTCGTTTGATGTAGCTTCTGAAATAGACATTTTCAGTTTTGCAGCTTCCTGGAAATCTTCCTTCTCAATTGCATCTTCAAGTTGAAACTGCTTATAGCATCATGtcataaaacattaaaaaataaaacacttttaatttGTATACGTGTGGTTATGTTCAGTTGTGTATGATTCTTTGTACTGGTACATGATTGTATCCACAGTGAACAGACCCAAGCAACCGAGACTCCAgaaaaaattacaatatttgCACAGGTACATGGTTCAACTGAAAGTAACAAATGGCAGATGAAGCAAATTTTGTACCATCACTGACTGCCATTTGACAATTTAGAAACTTAAAAGAATTCCGTGAAACTTGCTAATATACCGAGAACAGGGGAACAGACTCTCCAAGTCTTCCCGAATTTCTCATGTAATTCAAACGATGCAAAGTAAATCTTAAATTTCTCAAGAACCAAGttccaaaatttgttttaacgTTTCTCAGCTGTCTTTAAACAAGGTCCAAAAGGGTGAATTATGTTCTATAAAACCCTGAGAAATGGTAGCAAAAGGCAGACAGATTTAAATAACTATAAAGCTCAAGGAAGAGAGAAACTGATGAGCATGATCAATGATATATAATCATCAAAAGCTACGAATTTCAAATAAATTCAGCTTACTTTTGGATTTATGAACTTTGCAGTTCAACTAATGGAGTagtaaacataaataatattcAGCAACTGGGAACTGTACATTGAAAAGTAACAGAATtccaaataaaataagaaacaatTATCCAAAACCAAAAGCGCTTCTTACTACGTTTGACATAACTTGATTCTGATCAAAGTACTTCTAGTAAAAGCTCTTATGAGCATAATTCTTCTAGAGAACTAGCATTTCTGCCCAAACAATACCACTGACAAAAACTGAAACTTCGATGCAATTAGCAACTGAGCAAAAAAGTACACAAAACCCACATACCTTGAGAACAGAGACGAAGCTCTCGGCCTGTTCGACCTCGGAGAAATGGCGGCTCCACCGATTCCAATCCCATTCCCAAGACGACCCAACACAGTCCTCACTGTATCTGTTGCTCTCACTGCACCGGCAGCACAAATTCGAGCTCTTTCGACTCCTGCTACTACTCGAAGACGAAGAAGGTGAGAGCTTGGTCTGGACAGAGCAGCCCCAACTGAGAACAACGCTCAGATTTTTATTGGAAGTGTTGAATTTGGACTTGGTGTTGGGTAAGAAGCCGGAGCAGCAATTGGGTCCGAATTGAGGCAGGGGGATTGCTTGTCCCACGCCCCACCCATTGGCCACCTCCATCTCTCTCGCTATCTCTCTctggttttctctcttccccaCAATTATCTGTGTGTTTTATTTTGTGGGGAATTAGAGAAATGAATTATCGTCCGAGTTTTTTGTGTTGTCGTAGTTCGTGACGAAGATGAAGACTGCAAGAGATATATGGATAGATATCGTAGAATCGCCGCCTTAAATGTTTTTGCAATTACAGGCAACTCAGGCCCACAGACTTGTGGTTTTCTtcgatcaaaattttaaatcaaatttataaaataatatattattaatatgaaataagtacgttaattgatacttaattaataatttagctatcaattttcatttcatttaatttataagatttgtttataaatttagtaCCTAGCATTACCTCTCTTTTTGCATACGGAAGGGAATGTTTTTGTTCATCGCCATCAAGTAATGGTGATTTTGTTCTCCTTATTTATTATTGTTAATTGAGCGTAATTTTTGATATCTATTCAGTAATTGTAATTTTTGATATCAagtaattgtaatttttttatttaaaattgaatataaatagtacttaataAAAATTGTTCACACAATGTATAATGAACAgatatgattgaattattataatCCTCACAAAAAAGATTTGGCGAGGATCCTCTCTCTTTCTACCCAAGAATCAATCTTTTGACCCACCCCACTTCTCTCTGCTGGTTGCCGCGTGTTAGATGTGCCAACAAGACATAGGAAAGGGATCCATATGGATCACTTTCTCCTAATCCATCAAATCAGTGAATTCAtataattgaaatttgattcaacggctgatgttattataacttttaaaatggacTCTTATTTGtaaccgttaaatcaaatttcaatgatacGAATCCACTGATTTAataaattagaaggaaatgatCCGGAGAGATCCCTCTCCCGAGACATACAGCCGTAATTGTTTGTCAAAATTGGTTGAGTGGActacaaattaataaattatcaCAAAAGTTAGGTTTACACACGTTCGATAAGACGGCTGCAAAAATACGCCACGTGTACTGCCACTTGGCTTGTAATCTCCACGAGGGCCAAGGACCCCCTTCAAATGGATTTGAATTCTCGTCGGATCTTCAAATGGATTTGAATTCTCGTCGGGTCGGATCTTCAAATGGATTTGAATTCTCGTCGGATCTCCTTTCTGGAGGTTATAGGAGGTTATAGGAATCAATGCACACGGACCGTTAATAAAAAATCGTACGGTCccaattaaatgttttttatattttttaaagtaaaataatttcattttacgtgaaaaatataaaaagaaaaaaaattgcaaccGCATAATTTTTGATCAACAATCCGTATGCGTTGATCCCTAAGATCCCTAGGCAAGGGATCCAGCGAGGATCCAATTCcccttcaaataaattaatctttcgaacgagaagagaaagaaaagactTGCATGAAACGGAAAATGCTAAAAGCGGCAGTGTCTTGAACCTATCAGGCTTCGCCGTTCTTATATAGAATAGTATAGACTGGTTTTGTACGCCGGCAACTTGGGGTCGCCATTTCATGCAAGCCCTCAAGAAGAGGAAAATTTCATGAAACAGAGGTAGCTGCATTGGTTAACCGATCATATCCAGTTCTCATATCCATgaatatgtacatccatcattACAATGAGAAACCATGGCAAAAAGCTTTAGACTTTCAGAAAGCAACAGCGATTGCAAAAGCATGCCGACCGATGGCGAGGTACACAGATCTATACCGTTAACGCCTTCCCTCAGCATATGGGTTAGAAAATTCAGTTAAAATTTAGAAAATGTAAACCAGGAAGGATCCCCTATTGTTGTTGCTGTGAGGGGAACTCGACAACGACAATACGTTCAATGGAAGGGACCGGCCTTGGGCTCGAAAGATCCCGAGTAGATGAGAGAGCAATACCCCCTTCCTCAGAAGTTTCCAAAGACGTGTCTGCCTCATTGCCTGCACCTGCATTTTCAGTACGAACTGGGCGGAATGCTCCCTGCAACCTCAACAAATGCCTCTGACTGTCAGGTCGGGTTCTCACGTACCGGTTGGCTGTCAACACACTGAGAGATGAACGCTCAGAGTCAGGACGGAGATTGGATATAGCACTAAGGTCGAGATTTGGGAAGACTGAGCAACGGCATCTGGGACATTTCACATTCAGTCGAAGCCACTCATCGATGCATTCTACATGAAAATTGTGAGCGCAAGGCAGGCCGCGAACCTGCAGAACTTCCTGTAAGAATCTGTTGTTGAACTTTGTAATAACTGAGCCATTATCAGAAGGTAAAATATGTCCGGCAATCTGTTCATAGAATGGGGAGAGGTCGTCTGCATTGCTTAAACGATAAGCTATGCACTTGGTTCctattttcttaaaattctctCTACATTTTACAGGGAGCCACAAAAGGGGTCCATTGATCCAATTCTTATATAAACAAAGATTTGACTTTTACCCGAGAAGCATGGAATAATTCAGATCAATGCGGTGTTTAAAGTAGGATAGATATTCATAAAAAATTTACCTCGTTGCCTACATGAAACTCTTCCAAGCAGATTGGACATTCACTGCAATCAGTTGGAACAGCCTTCAGTCTGAACTTTGGAAGCTCCTGAATGAGTGCTTCCACTGCTTCTCTCTGCAACACCAAGATAACAACGTCAACCATCAGAACTCAGAATTAAAGTATCAATAGTGAATTGACATAGACAACGAATAATTCACAATGGAAAAAAAGGACTGTCATTGAAGaggttaattttcctttttagtATGTCCCCTTATCACCAGTAAAGCACAACAATTAATAAACACTTTTATACTAGGCCTCTAAAGTCCAAGTGTGCTTGAACGTTTTGAGACAGAGTAACGAGTATATACACACACAGGCATACATGTCAGCAACACCCACTAGAATCCCTAATCTCTATTTTCTAGACATTGCTTTTGCCAATGCTTTAAGCATAGAATTCATCCAAAATGCTACTGCTTAAATAGCTTGAGTAACTACTATCATGAATTCAACAAAACAGCcgcatataatttttttatagtacACATAATATGTTGTAAAAAGAGTGAAGATAACAATTAGACAAAACTGAACAAAGCTGTGAATCTAAGGGCAAGTAAGCAATTTCCTCAGCAGGAAAATTTTGGGGTGGGGGTTACCTGTGCTTGAGTCAAGTAAAGTCCAGGTTGGTATGCAGCAGTATCTTGGCCCATCCCTCTTGTTTCTTGACCGGCAGCTTCAAATGCCCAATC includes the following:
- the LOC126600900 gene encoding CASP-like protein 4A3, whose product is MESQPQSQNPNHHQKSNPNMKKSWSLKSDDSAQADSPLRFHSPIRSDAFDPPDTPPYESVENTPENPVDNSKAITVVDKFTKYSPLRPQKPPENAKAPSPVVVYNRAVREEVAPSVSKVGPTGVVNGVGGGEEGGVTGVGGGRSRGLTNSILRRSKRGEMVKTAALGFRVSELVLCLVSFAVMAADKTQGWSGDSFDRYKEYRYCLSVNVIGFAYAAFQAYNLSYHMVTGKYVIRHHFRRHFDFFMDQVLAYLLISASSSAATRVDDWQSNWGKDEFTEMATASVSMAFLAFVAFALSSLVSGYNLCTYDSA
- the LOC126599995 gene encoding protein EXECUTER 2, chloroplastic-like isoform X2, whose protein sequence is MEVANGWGVGQAIPLPQFGPNCCSGFLPNTKSKFNTSNKNLSVVLSWGCSVQTKLSPSSSSSSSRSRKSSNLCCRCSESNRYSEDCVGSSWEWDWNRWSRHFSEVEQAESFVSVLKFQLEDAIEKEDFQEAAKLKMSISEATSNDTVVEIMSQLKNAIEEERYRDASRLCRHTGSGLVGWWVGYPKDLDDPFGRLIRITPGVGRFIGRSYSPRQLVEASPGSPLFEIFVVKNADGTYIMQVVYLHQPKGSSTNSAVAPSKPEKGSSTSELESATIVDVQKNEGKAESSEFKGINIEGAAEEGIKGVLNFLKTKIPGLKVKVMDVDIAKEVKEDDNSVNQLMQENSDSSDSDENSEDEVNNLDEIQSDEVTLGEGIDTIEDEKDLDMKLFIGGVVHNNEDVPTKDEYVRWPAEIKDVEKDSFVLHIPGRSLDHNTGESKASKFKVAALAPKSAPELMPSEVAKAFFNSDKLSSKMTRNMREVVKFAVNQAQKRNRLSEYTKLSRLNTFRGDLDPFEGLYVGAFGPYGKEVVQLRRKYGHWNSSEGKESVDMEFFEYVEAVKLTGDLNVPAGQVTFRAKIGKGNRQSNHGLYPDELGVVASYKGQGRIAEFGFRNPQWVEGELLQLSNKGIGPYVKSADLGFLYIVPEQSFLVLFNRLKLPD
- the LOC126599995 gene encoding protein EXECUTER 2, chloroplastic-like isoform X1, producing the protein MEVANGWGVGQAIPLPQFGPNCCSGFLPNTKSKFNTSNKNLSVVLSWGCSVQTKLSPSSSSSSSRSRKSSNLCCRCSESNRYSEDCVGSSWEWDWNRWSRHFSEVEQAESFVSVLKFQLEDAIEKEDFQEAAKLKMSISEATSNDTVVEIMSQLKNAIEEERYRDASRLCRHTGSGLVGWWVGYPKDLDDPFGRLIRITPGVGRFIGRSYSPRQLVEASPGSPLFEIFVVKNADGTYIMQVVYLHQPKGSSTNSAVAPSKPEKGSSTSELESATIVDVQKNEGKAESSEFKGINIEGAAEEGIKGVLNFLKTKIPGLKVKVMDVDIAKEVKEDDNSVNQLMQENSDSSDSDENSEDEVNNLDEIQSDEVTLGEGIDTIEDEKDLDMKLFIGGVVHNNEDVPTKDEYVRWPAEIKDVEKDSFVLHIPGRSLDHNTGESKASKFKVAALAPKSAPELMPSEVAKAFFNSDKLSSKMTRNMREVVKFAVNQAQKRNRLSEYTKLSRLNTFRGDLDPFEGLYVGAFGPYGKEVVQLRRKYGHWNSSEGKESVDMEFFEYVEAVKLTGDLNVPAGQVTFRAKIGKGNRQSNHGLYPDELGVVASYKGQGRIAEFGFRNPQWVEGELLQLSNKVNKPGIGPYVKSADLGFLYIVPEQSFLVLFNRLKLPD
- the LOC126600728 gene encoding E3 ubiquitin-protein ligase SIS3-like isoform X1, yielding MAIRGVDFKWYDGFFLSMLATSVVIVAMNWKRYHTCTFPLHIWIVVDYTTVFVFRMLMFVDNGLASGMGLDLGWQQRYARFCGRVVVLSILSLLLYPFLWTWTVIGTLWFKKSKDCLPENGHKWGFLIWLLFSYCALLCVSCMSLGKWLTRREAHLLRAQQGIPVSEYGVLVDMIRVPDWAFEAAGQETRGMGQDTAAYQPGLYLTQAQREAVEALIQELPKFRLKAVPTDCSECPICLEEFHVGNEVRGLPCAHNFHVECIDEWLRLNVKCPRCRCSVFPNLDLSAISNLRPDSERSSLSVLTANRYVRTRPDSQRHLLRLQGAFRPVRTENAGAGNEADTSLETSEEGGIALSSTRDLSSPRPVPSIERIVVVEFPSQQQQ
- the LOC126600728 gene encoding E3 ubiquitin-protein ligase SIS3-like isoform X2, with protein sequence MVLKPCSSPSNCYGIRDLGWQQRYARFCGRVVVLSILSLLLYPFLWTWTVIGTLWFKKSKDCLPENGHKWGFLIWLLFSYCALLCVSCMSLGKWLTRREAHLLRAQQGIPVSEYGVLVDMIRVPDWAFEAAGQETRGMGQDTAAYQPGLYLTQAQREAVEALIQELPKFRLKAVPTDCSECPICLEEFHVGNEVRGLPCAHNFHVECIDEWLRLNVKCPRCRCSVFPNLDLSAISNLRPDSERSSLSVLTANRYVRTRPDSQRHLLRLQGAFRPVRTENAGAGNEADTSLETSEEGGIALSSTRDLSSPRPVPSIERIVVVEFPSQQQQ